The Deltaproteobacteria bacterium DNA segment CCGGATTATAGCTTCTGAAATTGTAGTTCATGAGGCCCTCAAAAAGCAATTATCATGTTGAAATTATATAATATTTTACCGAATTCGGCCTCATTTTGCAACTAATATTTGCGGGACAGACTCTTTACCCAATAATATACTCTTCTCCAGTTCAACTCTTGTCTTTGGCAGGCTGGCCGGATATGTGCTCTGAAGAAATTCTAATAGCTTTTCACGCACAAGACAGCGGAGGTCCCAAGCCTTTGACGAATCAGCCGCGCTAACCAAGGCCCTTACTTCAATAGTCTGTTGAGCTGCATTAGTAACCTGCACGCCGCACACTTTCCCATCCCATAAGTCAGAGCCCTTGACTATCTTTTGCAGTTCTTTCCTGATAACTTGGACGGGAATAGTATAGTCCATATATAAAAATACTGTGCCCAATATATCGGCAGAAACTCTGGTCCAGTTCTGGAAGGGCCGCTCAATAAAATAAGTGATAGGTACTACCAGGCGCCTCAGGTCCCATACCCTGACCACTACATATGTAAGGGTGATCTCCTCGATCCAGCCCCATTCATTCTCTACGATTACTACATCATCCAGCCTGATCGGCTGCGTAATAGCAATCTGAATCCCGGCAAAAAGGGTGGCTATACTTTTCTGTGCTGCAAAGCCTGCAATTATTCCTATAACACCAGCAGAAGCCATTATACTGACACCCAACTGCCGTATTTTCTCAAAAGTCATTAATAAAGAAGAGATACCTATTATAAGGATAATGACGATGATTACCCGCTCAATCACCCGGAACTGAGTATAAATCTTACGGGCAGCCAGGTTATCCTTTTGGTCTACATCGAACCTGGATAGTATTATCTCTCTGATTACTGCAACAGTTCTTGTAGCCATCCAGGTAAGCGTACCTATAAAAGCAATGCCCAAAACATGCCGAAAGGCACCTGCCAGATCATCAGGAATACTCAAGACCGGGGCAAAAAGCATGAGACATAAAACCGGAAAGAGAAATTTTGAAGGCCGCTTGAGGTATTTAACCACCGCCTTACTGAAAATATCATCCGACCTCCGGCTCCAGCGGGCCAGGAACCTGAACAGTAATACACTTATAACGAGACCAACAGCTACCAGGCTGATAATATGGACGAGTGGATCGACATCCTTCAGTCCAAACGGAAGATTCAGGATATACATTTTTCTCTCCTCAAAATTTATTCTAACGGTGAAGACCGTGCCCATAGGACACGATCCAATTCAGTGGTTTTATTATCTGAACAATAATTGCTACTCCAGGGCTGGGTTACATAAACAACTCACCCGTTATATCCTGCCTTGAAGCGGTTGCCTTTTTCCGGGTTTCAAAGTTCACTCATTGCAGACCGAAAGAGGCGGTGCAATCCGGTCCCGCGATCGAAACCCGAAAAAGGCAAATGGGAAAATTCAGGAGATGAAGTATATGAAACTGCCAAAGCCAAAAACTCAAGGGAAAATTTCTTTAGAAACCGCTATCAAGCGTCGCAGGACCATCAGATCTTTTACTTCCAGGCCTCTTTCATTGGAACAATGCTCGCAACTCTTCTGGGCGGCTCAGGGTATCACGGAAGACAGGGGTTTCAAGAGGGCTGCACCTTCGGGAGGTGCCCTGTATCCAATGGATATTTATACCGTTGCCGGGGAGAATTGTGTAAAGGGACTGGAAAGCGGAGCCTATCATTACGACCCGAAAAGCCATGCTATTTCGCTTGTATCTGAAGGAGATATGAGAAATAAAGTGGCTGATGCGGCACTATCCCAGATGTGGATAGCCACCGCCCCCTTAAATATCCTGATTACTGCTGAATATTACCGGATAACCGGCAAATACGGCAAAAGGGGTGTAAGATACGCA contains these protein-coding regions:
- a CDS encoding mechanosensitive ion channel protein MscS, whose product is MYILNLPFGLKDVDPLVHIISLVAVGLVISVLLFRFLARWSRRSDDIFSKAVVKYLKRPSKFLFPVLCLMLFAPVLSIPDDLAGAFRHVLGIAFIGTLTWMATRTVAVIREIILSRFDVDQKDNLAARKIYTQFRVIERVIIVIILIIGISSLLMTFEKIRQLGVSIMASAGVIGIIAGFAAQKSIATLFAGIQIAITQPIRLDDVVIVENEWGWIEEITLTYVVVRVWDLRRLVVPITYFIERPFQNWTRVSADILGTVFLYMDYTIPVQVIRKELQKIVKGSDLWDGKVCGVQVTNAAQQTIEVRALVSAADSSKAWDLRCLVREKLLEFLQSTYPASLPKTRVELEKSILLGKESVPQILVAK
- a CDS encoding nitroreductase, which produces MKYMKLPKPKTQGKISLETAIKRRRTIRSFTSRPLSLEQCSQLFWAAQGITEDRGFKRAAPSGGALYPMDIYTVAGENCVKGLESGAYHYDPKSHAISLVSEGDMRNKVADAALSQMWIATAPLNILITAEYYRITGKYGKRGVRYAVIEAGHIGQNILLQSEAMGLGAGIVGAFNDEKVRRVINIHPNHEPLLILPVGYKAEGL